In one Niallia taxi genomic region, the following are encoded:
- a CDS encoding LysR family transcriptional regulator, protein MDIRQLMYFVEVVKQKSMTRASEKLHISQPALSKGIKSLEEEIGITLINRSNKTHELTDAGQIVYEYAQKIMAQMDEMATTLHDMTNLARGSITIGIPPMIGSLFFPKVIAAFHKAYPNIHINIKEYGAAKVVKSVEEGEFEIGIAVLPLTDESSFNVFHLVSEEIKLIVNEQHKLADRKQVHMKELKEEEFIFYSEEFALYEMMKRGFINEGFEPNIIFKSSQWDFMIEIVAANLGISMLPESICSRTTNNQVRFMDLKPVTNWQLAVITKKDRYLSVAGRRFIDFILQQ, encoded by the coding sequence ATGGATATTAGGCAGCTTATGTATTTCGTTGAAGTTGTTAAACAAAAGAGCATGACAAGAGCATCAGAAAAATTGCATATTTCACAGCCTGCATTAAGCAAGGGGATCAAAAGTTTAGAAGAAGAGATTGGGATTACGCTCATAAATCGCTCCAATAAAACGCATGAGTTAACAGATGCCGGCCAAATTGTGTACGAATATGCACAAAAAATTATGGCGCAAATGGATGAGATGGCAACTACTCTCCATGACATGACAAATCTTGCAAGAGGAAGCATTACAATAGGTATTCCGCCAATGATTGGGAGCTTGTTCTTTCCTAAAGTAATTGCTGCATTTCATAAAGCTTATCCAAATATTCATATCAATATAAAAGAATATGGAGCTGCTAAAGTTGTTAAGAGTGTGGAAGAAGGCGAATTTGAAATTGGTATCGCTGTATTGCCTCTAACGGATGAATCTTCCTTTAATGTTTTTCATCTTGTAAGTGAAGAAATCAAACTAATTGTAAATGAGCAGCATAAGCTTGCAGATAGAAAGCAAGTCCATATGAAGGAGCTGAAAGAGGAGGAATTCATTTTTTATAGCGAAGAGTTTGCCCTGTATGAAATGATGAAAAGAGGCTTCATTAATGAAGGATTTGAGCCAAACATTATTTTCAAAAGCTCACAATGGGACTTTATGATTGAAATAGTGGCAGCAAACCTAGGAATCTCCATGCTCCCAGAATCAATTTGCAGCAGAACTACGAATAATCAAGTACGATTTATGGATTTAAAGCCAGTAACAAACTGGCAATTGGCTGTCATAACAAAAAAAGACCGCTATCTTTCTGTCGCCGGAAGAAGGTTTATAGATTTTATTCTTCAGCAGTAG
- a CDS encoding DUF3885 domain-containing protein, translating to MINQVNVFLQSHFKDLVLEPPLFYSWNYGLRFEIADPIKWNEKGGMNQAYERSTTLFNEVFAKEDNIIFVTDVHTFKSNKYLQQRPLNVYSKFIKSKQKLYQLSHQTLPELEEEEGVTHRFSLICKKAEIRYASLLKAICHEDMGDSQTILRGDRRIGYNIYLINHTKQMIYHLYDDRGCDIIAASKQNLHAIYENYNHWLLDYDREKMASLFPPSNM from the coding sequence TTGATTAACCAGGTGAATGTATTTTTACAAAGCCATTTTAAGGATTTAGTATTAGAGCCACCGTTATTTTACAGCTGGAATTATGGATTAAGATTTGAAATCGCAGATCCAATTAAATGGAATGAAAAGGGTGGCATGAACCAAGCTTATGAACGTTCCACCACATTATTCAATGAGGTGTTTGCAAAAGAGGATAACATTATTTTTGTGACAGATGTCCATACTTTCAAAAGCAACAAGTATCTGCAGCAGCGTCCGCTGAATGTATATTCTAAATTCATAAAAAGTAAACAAAAATTATATCAATTATCGCACCAAACACTCCCTGAATTGGAGGAGGAAGAGGGAGTTACCCATCGCTTTAGTCTTATTTGTAAGAAGGCCGAAATTAGATACGCTTCCTTGCTTAAGGCTATATGCCATGAAGATATGGGTGATTCGCAAACTATTCTAAGAGGGGATAGGCGGATTGGCTATAACATTTACTTGATAAATCACACGAAGCAGATGATTTATCATCTATATGATGACCGTGGCTGTGATATTATTGCGGCAAGTAAACAAAACCTGCATGCTATTTATGAGAATTATAATCATTGGTTATTGGATTATGATCGAGAAAAAATGGCTTCCTTGTTTCCACCAAGCAATATGTAA
- a CDS encoding MDR family MFS transporter yields the protein MDSSLQQKKPPYLMIAILFVGAFVSFLNNSLLNVALPSIMVDLKIEDYSTVQWLSTGYMLVSGILIPASAFLLTRFSNRSLFITSMAIFTAGTALAAFAPNFGTLLAGRMIQAAGSSVMGPLLMNIMLISFSREKRGAAMGIFGLVMITAPAIGPTLSGYIVEYYDWRLLFEMILPLAVISLLLAVWKLKNVMNQNKNATLDYISIVLSTIGFGGLLYGFSSASSDGWTDPIVLTTLIAGALALAAFIVRQLKMEEPLLDLRVYKYPMFALGSVIAIVNAVAMFSGMILTPAYVQNVRGISPLDSGLMMLPGAIIMGIMSPITGRLFDKFGPRVLAVIGLAITGLSTFMLAHVQLDSTHTYIILVYTLRMFGMSMVMMPIMTNGLNQLPTRLNPHGTAVNNTAQQVSGSIGTAILVTIMNTVTKNNAESMMAGVDPATITQSSAALITQKALLEGIQYSFYVTLAINIIALVLAFFVKRADTSESAVKELEKQSNATTKPATN from the coding sequence ATGGATTCAAGTTTACAACAAAAAAAACCCCCATATTTGATGATTGCTATTCTTTTTGTGGGAGCCTTCGTTTCATTTTTGAATAACTCCCTTTTAAACGTTGCGCTGCCATCCATTATGGTGGATTTAAAAATTGAAGATTATTCAACAGTACAGTGGTTGTCAACAGGCTATATGCTTGTGAGTGGTATATTAATTCCTGCTTCAGCATTTCTTTTGACCCGTTTTTCAAACAGAAGCCTATTTATTACATCAATGGCTATCTTTACAGCAGGTACGGCGTTGGCAGCATTTGCGCCTAACTTCGGCACATTGCTTGCTGGACGTATGATCCAAGCTGCAGGATCTTCTGTAATGGGTCCGTTGCTTATGAATATTATGTTAATCAGTTTCTCCCGTGAAAAACGTGGAGCTGCAATGGGTATTTTCGGATTAGTTATGATTACGGCTCCAGCAATCGGACCAACATTATCTGGTTATATCGTAGAGTATTACGATTGGAGACTTCTTTTTGAAATGATTCTTCCACTAGCTGTTATTAGCTTACTGCTTGCAGTATGGAAGCTAAAAAACGTTATGAATCAAAACAAAAATGCAACACTTGATTATATTTCAATTGTGTTATCAACTATCGGATTTGGCGGTTTGCTTTATGGCTTTAGTTCTGCAAGCTCTGACGGCTGGACAGATCCAATTGTGTTGACTACATTGATTGCCGGGGCACTAGCTTTAGCTGCATTCATCGTTCGACAGTTAAAAATGGAAGAGCCGCTGCTTGACTTGCGTGTTTATAAATATCCAATGTTTGCGCTTGGCTCAGTCATTGCCATAGTAAATGCCGTTGCCATGTTCTCAGGGATGATATTAACACCAGCCTATGTGCAGAATGTAAGAGGTATTTCACCACTTGATTCAGGGTTAATGATGCTTCCAGGTGCGATTATTATGGGGATTATGTCTCCGATTACAGGCAGACTGTTTGATAAGTTTGGACCTCGTGTTCTTGCAGTCATAGGCCTTGCTATCACAGGATTATCCACATTTATGCTAGCACATGTGCAGCTTGATTCAACACATACGTATATCATACTTGTGTATACACTTCGTATGTTCGGAATGTCGATGGTTATGATGCCAATTATGACAAATGGTTTAAATCAGCTTCCTACACGCCTGAATCCACATGGAACTGCTGTTAATAATACAGCACAGCAGGTATCAGGTTCCATTGGGACAGCAATATTAGTTACAATCATGAATACCGTTACAAAAAACAACGCAGAAAGCATGATGGCAGGTGTAGATCCTGCAACAATCACACAATCCTCTGCAGCGTTGATTACACAAAAAGCATTGTTAGAAGGTATTCAATATTCCTTCTACGTAACACTTGCAATCAACATTATCGCATTGGTTCTTGCCTTCTTTGTTAAACGTGCTGATACAAGCGAAAGTGCAGTGAAAGAGCTTGAAAAACAAAGCAATGCAACAACAAAGCCTGCAACTAACTAA
- a CDS encoding LrgB family protein, whose amino-acid sequence MNILLFTALTYLLYRLTKWSYKKWKNPLLHPLLLAPLMLILFISCLHIPAGNYTDASRFLTHLLGPATIAFAVPIYKHKHLLKKYFGVMLISVTTGTVVAIVSSYFFSMFIHLRPDFMISILPRSITTPIAIEVSQEIGGLPPLTTVFVILTGIIGGIIGPYAIKFLSLKSPIARGLALGMGAHGVGTTKAMEFGEQEATFSTLAMILAAWITVIWGSSLIPLLMNITS is encoded by the coding sequence ATGAATATTTTACTGTTTACAGCATTAACCTATTTATTATACAGACTGACAAAGTGGAGCTATAAAAAGTGGAAAAATCCCTTACTGCACCCACTCCTGCTGGCACCATTAATGTTGATACTTTTTATCAGCTGCCTGCATATACCTGCAGGCAACTATACAGATGCTTCCCGATTTTTAACTCATCTGCTTGGTCCTGCAACAATAGCATTTGCTGTGCCAATATATAAGCATAAGCATTTGCTGAAGAAATACTTCGGTGTCATGCTTATAAGCGTCACAACCGGAACAGTTGTTGCTATTGTTTCTTCTTATTTCTTTTCTATGTTCATTCACTTAAGACCTGATTTTATGATAAGTATCCTGCCGCGTTCAATTACGACTCCAATTGCAATAGAAGTTTCACAGGAAATCGGCGGGCTACCGCCATTAACAACAGTATTTGTTATTCTGACAGGAATCATTGGTGGAATTATCGGCCCATATGCGATTAAATTTTTGTCGCTAAAATCACCGATAGCAAGAGGCTTGGCGTTAGGGATGGGTGCACATGGTGTAGGAACAACAAAAGCAATGGAATTTGGAGAACAGGAAGCAACCTTTTCAACACTTGCGATGATATTAGCTGCGTGGATTACGGTTATTTGGGGTAGCTCGCTCATCCCATTATTAATGAATATAACGAGTTAA
- a CDS encoding sugar porter family MFS transporter, producing the protein MKTSEEPAFVKTSAASSNEGQKKQRFSQKTYLKMITFISTFGGLLYGYDTGVVNGALPYMSREDQLNLSPFTQGLVTSSLLFGAAFGAIFGGRLSDRKGRRKTIISVAFIFLIATIGCSIAPNMEIMVLSRFILGLAVGATSVTVPAFLAEMAPAEKRGRLVTQNELMIVTGQLLAYIFNAVLANSFGDMGNIWRYMLVIATLPAVLLWLGMLIVPESPRWLASKGNLKGALQVLEKIRERMQARKELEEIENTIVNEGKVKKATFKDLKLPHVRRIILIGIGIAMIQQLTGVNSIMYYGTEILKDAGFSTEAALIGNIANGVISVVATFVGITLLDKVGRRPMLFFGMVGTSTSLLLIGIISMTMEGSSVLPYIILSLTVLFLAFQQGAVSPVTWLMQSEIYPLHLRGLAMGISIFCLFMMNFLVGLLFPVLFDAFGLATTFFIFVGLGLISLFFIKRYVPETKGRSLEEIEQSFAKSQKKYAQQG; encoded by the coding sequence ATGAAGACTAGTGAGGAACCTGCTTTTGTAAAAACATCCGCAGCAAGCTCAAATGAAGGGCAGAAAAAGCAGAGGTTTTCACAAAAAACATATTTAAAAATGATTACATTTATTTCTACATTCGGCGGTCTTTTATATGGTTATGATACGGGTGTAGTAAATGGAGCACTGCCATATATGTCAAGAGAAGATCAGCTTAACTTATCTCCTTTTACACAAGGGCTTGTAACGAGCTCCCTTCTGTTTGGGGCAGCATTTGGGGCCATTTTTGGAGGAAGGCTGTCTGACAGGAAAGGAAGACGCAAAACAATCATAAGTGTTGCATTTATTTTCCTTATCGCAACAATTGGTTGTTCGATTGCTCCAAATATGGAGATTATGGTTTTAAGCAGATTTATTTTAGGACTTGCAGTCGGAGCAACATCTGTAACAGTACCTGCATTTTTAGCGGAGATGGCTCCAGCAGAAAAAAGGGGAAGGCTTGTTACTCAGAATGAATTAATGATTGTCACAGGACAACTGCTTGCATACATATTTAATGCCGTTTTAGCAAACTCATTTGGCGATATGGGCAATATTTGGAGATATATGCTCGTTATTGCGACTCTTCCAGCAGTTCTATTATGGCTTGGAATGCTGATTGTTCCCGAAAGTCCACGCTGGCTAGCTTCTAAAGGCAACTTAAAAGGAGCTTTACAAGTACTTGAAAAGATTAGGGAACGCATGCAAGCACGAAAAGAACTAGAGGAAATTGAGAATACGATTGTAAATGAAGGGAAAGTGAAAAAAGCAACCTTCAAAGACTTGAAGCTTCCTCATGTTCGCAGAATTATACTTATAGGAATAGGAATTGCCATGATCCAGCAGTTAACAGGTGTTAACTCTATCATGTATTATGGAACAGAAATATTGAAGGATGCAGGCTTTTCAACAGAAGCGGCTTTAATCGGTAATATTGCAAATGGAGTTATCTCTGTTGTTGCAACATTCGTTGGTATAACCCTGCTTGACAAGGTAGGCAGAAGACCAATGCTGTTTTTCGGTATGGTTGGGACAAGCACTTCACTCCTGCTTATTGGTATAATTTCAATGACAATGGAAGGTTCTTCCGTACTTCCGTATATTATCTTGAGCTTAACGGTGTTATTCTTAGCATTTCAGCAAGGAGCTGTCTCACCAGTAACTTGGCTGATGCAGTCAGAAATTTATCCACTTCATCTTCGTGGTTTAGCAATGGGTATTTCTATTTTCTGCCTGTTTATGATGAATTTCCTTGTAGGATTGCTATTCCCTGTGTTATTTGATGCATTTGGACTGGCAACTACTTTCTTCATCTTCGTTGGATTGGGATTAATAAGCTTATTTTTCATCAAACGATATGTACCGGAAACAAAAGGTCGTTCACTGGAAGAGATTGAGCAATCCTTTGCTAAATCACAGAAAAAATATGCTCAACAAGGTTAA
- the hpaB gene encoding 4-hydroxyphenylacetate 3-monooxygenase, oxygenase component produces MGAINGKAFMERIDNMNSEIWLDGRKVTQKLSAHPAFKGILEEKAALFDLQTNLDLEQLMTFPSPDTGERIGMSYLQPKTKEDLYKRRKMMECWAKASFGMMGRSPDYLNTAVMSLASSASLLTGKKNCFPENIVRLYEEARERDLTFTHTFITPQVNRSQIFLEDAKEPISAKVIARTSEGLVIKGARLLATQGGITDEVLVFGAPKYDKNEAFAFSIPSNTPGLKFIGRESFFGGKSHVDHPLSSRYEEMDCILVFNDVLVPWSRVFFYDNLDAANEFLNSSSFHHFALHQVLIRQIVKTEFLLGIAELIIDTIDIREYTHIQEKMAEIIITLETMKALLDKSENDAMYDNFGGIVPNITPLQVSSNIFSKNYPRFVEIIQLIGASGLVTLPTEAAFQSEIRKDLLQYLQGANKQAVDRNKIFRLAWDLTMSAFGTRQTQYERFFFGDPVRSASSLYRNYALDEHVRSVSSFLQLGNSDDDKPTNQQTI; encoded by the coding sequence ATGGGGGCTATTAATGGAAAAGCTTTTATGGAAAGAATTGATAACATGAATTCAGAAATATGGCTGGACGGCAGAAAAGTCACGCAAAAGCTGTCAGCACATCCAGCATTTAAAGGGATACTGGAGGAAAAAGCTGCATTATTTGACTTGCAGACAAACTTAGATTTGGAGCAGCTAATGACATTTCCTTCCCCGGATACAGGGGAACGTATTGGGATGTCCTATTTGCAGCCAAAAACGAAGGAAGATTTATATAAGCGCCGTAAAATGATGGAATGCTGGGCGAAAGCAAGCTTCGGGATGATGGGCAGAAGTCCTGATTATTTAAATACAGCGGTAATGAGTTTAGCTTCATCAGCTAGTCTGCTTACAGGCAAGAAAAATTGTTTTCCTGAAAACATTGTACGCCTTTATGAAGAAGCAAGAGAGCGTGATTTGACTTTTACCCATACTTTTATTACTCCACAGGTAAATCGGTCACAAATATTTTTAGAGGATGCAAAAGAACCTATCTCTGCTAAAGTCATCGCACGTACCTCAGAAGGATTGGTTATAAAGGGAGCGCGTCTATTGGCAACACAGGGTGGAATAACGGACGAGGTTCTTGTATTTGGTGCACCAAAGTATGATAAAAACGAGGCATTTGCATTCAGTATTCCTTCTAATACACCCGGACTTAAGTTTATTGGCAGAGAGTCATTTTTTGGAGGGAAATCTCATGTTGATCATCCATTAAGCTCTAGATACGAGGAAATGGATTGTATCCTCGTATTTAACGATGTATTGGTTCCATGGAGCCGTGTATTTTTTTATGACAATTTAGATGCAGCAAACGAATTTTTAAACTCCAGCTCCTTCCATCATTTTGCATTACATCAAGTTTTAATTAGGCAAATCGTCAAAACGGAATTTTTATTAGGAATTGCTGAATTAATCATTGATACAATTGATATAAGAGAGTACACTCATATACAAGAAAAAATGGCAGAAATCATCATTACACTTGAAACGATGAAAGCGTTATTAGATAAATCTGAGAACGATGCAATGTACGATAATTTTGGGGGCATAGTACCCAACATTACTCCCCTTCAGGTTTCCAGCAATATATTTTCAAAAAATTACCCTAGATTTGTTGAAATCATTCAATTAATCGGGGCGAGCGGACTTGTTACATTACCGACAGAAGCAGCCTTTCAATCTGAGATAAGAAAGGATTTACTTCAGTATCTGCAGGGTGCAAATAAACAGGCAGTTGATCGCAATAAAATTTTTCGTTTAGCCTGGGATTTAACGATGAGTGCTTTTGGCACAAGACAAACACAGTATGAAAGATTTTTCTTTGGAGACCCGGTAAGATCAGCAAGCAGCTTGTACCGAAATTATGCTTTGGATGAGCATGTACGCTCTGTAAGCAGCTTCTTACAATTAGGAAATTCTGATGATGACAAGCCGACAAATCAACAGACAATCTAA
- a CDS encoding DUF6509 family protein, producing MNITEYTVEKLQDPTGILAGDRYEFILQLEEEEDDELFEDGAVELKVLFFVDEKEMKVLNYHFHNSSQDKYLDFALEDEELQEIHNFCSSHYASEEA from the coding sequence ATGAATATAACAGAATACACAGTTGAAAAGCTTCAGGATCCTACAGGTATTTTAGCCGGAGACCGTTATGAATTTATCTTACAGCTTGAAGAAGAGGAAGATGATGAGCTGTTTGAGGACGGAGCAGTTGAGCTGAAGGTATTATTTTTTGTTGATGAGAAGGAAATGAAGGTTTTAAATTATCATTTCCATAACAGCAGTCAGGATAAGTACTTAGACTTTGCTTTAGAGGATGAAGAGCTCCAAGAGATTCACAACTTTTGCAGCAGCCACTATGCATCAGAAGAGGCTTAA
- a CDS encoding pyrophosphohydrolase domain-containing protein, with translation MANEQNKDLNIMYNMVKDFHQAFGHQVGESPKPIAEKTAVNRAVWTGEELVEFLYATAAGEEEKFQELFQQFLKGLHKAADKMMTEKKPVDDVLVAQMDALTDVEYFNQGSFVIAGVEPFNLFNIVQEANMGKLFEDGKPRFREEDGKIIKPPNWEKDFAPEGRLKEEIDKQKHKG, from the coding sequence ATGGCTAACGAACAAAATAAAGATTTAAATATTATGTATAATATGGTAAAGGATTTTCATCAGGCATTTGGTCACCAAGTAGGAGAAAGTCCTAAGCCGATTGCGGAAAAAACTGCCGTTAACAGAGCAGTTTGGACAGGAGAAGAGCTTGTGGAATTCCTTTACGCTACTGCAGCAGGTGAGGAAGAGAAATTCCAGGAGTTATTCCAGCAATTTCTTAAAGGACTCCATAAAGCAGCAGATAAAATGATGACAGAGAAAAAACCTGTCGATGATGTGCTTGTTGCACAAATGGATGCATTAACAGATGTGGAATATTTCAATCAAGGCAGCTTTGTTATTGCCGGAGTTGAACCGTTCAATTTATTCAATATTGTCCAAGAGGCAAATATGGGCAAACTATTTGAAGATGGAAAACCGAGATTCAGGGAAGAAGATGGAAAGATCATTAAGCCGCCAAATTGGGAAAAGGATTTTGCCCCTGAAGGTCGTTTGAAAGAAGAAATTGACAAGCAAAAACACAAGGGATAA
- a CDS encoding CidA/LrgA family protein, translated as MILLKLIIIIGQIAFIHLFLFLGMGIKMVVSVPLPASMIGLIFLFIGLQLGWIKLKWVEQGAAWLLAELLLFFIPSAVGIVNYEEIFNMKGVETVLLIAVSTFIVMGATGFTAEKIYNRKRSFHK; from the coding sequence GTGATTTTATTGAAACTAATCATAATAATTGGGCAAATTGCTTTTATACATCTTTTTCTTTTTCTGGGAATGGGAATAAAAATGGTTGTGTCAGTTCCGCTGCCGGCATCCATGATTGGTCTCATTTTTTTATTTATAGGATTGCAGCTTGGCTGGATTAAATTAAAATGGGTGGAGCAAGGAGCTGCCTGGCTGTTAGCAGAGCTACTGCTGTTTTTTATTCCTTCAGCAGTTGGAATCGTTAATTATGAAGAGATTTTTAACATGAAAGGCGTCGAAACAGTACTTCTCATTGCTGTGAGTACCTTTATAGTCATGGGTGCGACAGGTTTTACAGCAGAAAAAATCTATAATAGAAAGAGAAGTTTTCATAAATGA
- a CDS encoding spore coat protein, with protein sequence MNEIAANYPINSADLRRPFGRPFGYGHFGYGRRPWGYRPYGFGFPFAAGLLGGLAAGSLIGGPYGYGYPYGGYPYPYPAYPYYPY encoded by the coding sequence ATGAATGAGATAGCTGCAAATTATCCAATTAACAGTGCTGATTTAAGAAGACCATTTGGAAGGCCTTTTGGCTATGGCCATTTTGGCTATGGCAGAAGACCGTGGGGATACCGTCCGTATGGATTTGGCTTTCCTTTCGCTGCAGGACTTCTTGGAGGTCTTGCTGCTGGATCACTTATCGGCGGACCATATGGATATGGATATCCATATGGAGGATACCCATACCCATATCCAGCCTACCCTTATTATCCTTATTAA
- a CDS encoding disulfide oxidoreductase, whose product METKNKEKLLMAIWVVSTIATFGSLFFSEIMKFEPCKLCWLQRIFMYPLPIIVGLAIIRKDYNQIWSFLTLASIGFAISVYHNYIMLFPPELGSCGRVSCTTDYFHLLGFITIPLMALIAFFIVIALCIIGLKMDKKSTFIVGENQE is encoded by the coding sequence GTGGAAACAAAAAATAAAGAGAAACTGTTAATGGCAATATGGGTTGTCTCAACAATTGCCACATTCGGAAGCTTGTTTTTTTCTGAAATTATGAAATTTGAGCCATGTAAACTATGCTGGCTTCAGCGAATATTTATGTACCCATTACCGATTATTGTCGGCTTAGCTATTATAAGAAAAGATTATAATCAAATTTGGAGCTTTTTAACGTTAGCAAGCATTGGCTTTGCTATTTCTGTCTATCACAATTACATTATGCTGTTTCCGCCAGAGCTAGGCTCATGCGGCAGGGTGTCATGCACAACGGATTATTTTCATTTATTAGGCTTTATTACAATTCCGCTTATGGCTCTTATAGCATTTTTCATTGTTATTGCTTTATGTATTATTGGCTTGAAAATGGACAAAAAGTCTACATTTATTGTTGGTGAAAATCAGGAATAA
- a CDS encoding TetR/AcrR family transcriptional regulator, which produces MPKQTFFHLAPDKQDTLILAAKEEFSRVPLHEASIANIIKSAGIPRGSFYQYFDDKEDLYFYLLSETSKKNTEKFLLILQENNGDLFKTFIESFRFMVSNHKENDQASFFKNAFLNMNYKLENTLANNVYEEKQKSHFENISKSIDKSMLNIEDESELHHMVRVMTAVTFHNLVQMFVKDLTAKEAENSYLMQMKLLKRGFCKTEG; this is translated from the coding sequence ATGCCAAAACAAACTTTTTTTCACTTAGCTCCGGATAAGCAGGATACACTAATACTTGCTGCTAAAGAGGAATTTTCAAGAGTGCCGCTCCATGAAGCTTCGATTGCAAATATTATTAAAAGCGCAGGTATTCCAAGAGGTAGTTTTTATCAATATTTTGATGATAAAGAAGATTTGTATTTCTATTTATTAAGCGAAACCTCTAAGAAAAATACCGAAAAATTTCTGCTGATATTACAGGAAAATAATGGTGACCTGTTTAAAACGTTTATTGAGTCATTTAGATTTATGGTAAGCAATCATAAAGAAAATGACCAAGCTAGCTTTTTTAAAAATGCTTTCTTGAATATGAACTATAAATTGGAAAATACCTTAGCCAATAATGTATATGAGGAAAAACAAAAAAGTCATTTTGAAAACATTTCTAAATCGATAGATAAAAGCATGCTGAATATAGAAGATGAAAGTGAATTACATCATATGGTAAGGGTAATGACAGCTGTTACCTTTCATAATTTAGTGCAAATGTTTGTGAAGGATCTTACCGCAAAAGAAGCAGAAAACAGCTATTTAATGCAAATGAAGCTGCTAAAAAGAGGGTTTTGCAAAACAGAGGGTTAA
- a CDS encoding YhcN/YlaJ family sporulation lipoprotein, whose amino-acid sequence MKKMKHMLAVAALMTIMTGCGNNDDNNNTAMNDDNNNTANNLRDNSVGYKTDERKKANLDVADKAADKVKDMKEVKRAVVMKTDENAFVAVQLEGNQEDGVTNKLEDKIADHVKDTDKDINNVYVSSNPDFFDRFTNYANDIEDGKPISGLYDEFVETVRRIFPNSR is encoded by the coding sequence ATGAAAAAAATGAAGCATATGCTTGCAGTTGCTGCCCTAATGACAATCATGACAGGTTGTGGCAATAATGACGATAATAATAACACAGCCATGAATGATGATAATAATAATACTGCAAACAATTTAAGAGATAATAGTGTTGGCTATAAAACAGATGAGCGTAAAAAAGCCAACCTAGATGTCGCAGACAAAGCAGCTGATAAAGTAAAAGATATGAAAGAAGTAAAGCGTGCTGTTGTAATGAAAACAGACGAAAATGCCTTTGTTGCTGTCCAGCTTGAAGGCAATCAAGAAGACGGTGTAACAAATAAGCTAGAGGATAAAATTGCCGATCATGTAAAAGATACAGATAAGGACATCAATAACGTGTACGTATCCTCCAACCCCGATTTTTTTGATCGATTTACAAATTATGCTAATGACATTGAAGATGGAAAACCAATCAGCGGTTTATATGACGAATTTGTCGAAACAGTTAGAAGAATTTTCCCTAATTCACGCTAA
- a CDS encoding late competence development ComFB family protein, giving the protein MDRKYLNVMEEIVESLVTYLLLSPDFQLFCKCEKCKMDIIAYSLNNLPHHYVTTDKGREHVFEQLNTDENRKWINKRIISAIYLVGNYPKHLDEH; this is encoded by the coding sequence ATGGATAGAAAATACTTAAATGTCATGGAAGAAATCGTCGAGTCTCTCGTAACCTATTTATTGCTCAGTCCCGATTTCCAGCTTTTTTGTAAATGTGAAAAATGTAAAATGGATATAATTGCATACAGCCTAAATAATCTGCCACACCATTATGTTACTACAGATAAAGGCAGAGAACATGTTTTTGAGCAATTGAATACAGACGAAAACCGCAAATGGATTAACAAACGAATTATCAGTGCGATTTATCTTGTTGGAAATTATCCAAAACATTTAGACGAACATTAA
- a CDS encoding cold-inducible protein YdjO-related protein has translation MGFGRKNNEEVVKEEVVIWDCVSETCKCWLRDNFKSSEKPKCPICGSDMAQTTRELQVVNNNSIYSK, from the coding sequence ATGGGTTTTGGCCGGAAGAATAACGAGGAAGTTGTAAAAGAAGAAGTAGTAATTTGGGATTGTGTATCTGAAACATGTAAGTGTTGGTTACGAGACAATTTTAAAAGCAGTGAAAAACCGAAATGCCCAATTTGCGGCAGTGATATGGCACAAACGACTAGAGAATTACAAGTCGTCAATAATAATAGCATTTATTCAAAATAA